atatagttgtcaaaatcataatgtgctgtatactttcataacttctcaaattatactgcattcatatcattatcatatcataatattttttcacggaaaataatattcatgccacacatatactgtataaaaccatacattacattttaaaatcatactttctggcatctcatacatatatatacatttcaacatattagcaatatttttctcaaaaatacatttccttcgtaatctatagatataatacatgcttttcagaaaataacttttgtcataaataataataatttgtatgaaaataactgttttagtttattcccttacctgactactgagaaagcccatATAAACTCTTATCTCACACCTGTAAGATtttctaatcaataccctgaaaatgaaaactctcaatactaaacttcagtatttctacgtgtacatcatttcttataactattataagatcaaatttaacttaaaaagtcttacctcaacttagggatgatttccaacttgctttcaccaacgatccgctccggcagatttggagagaactttcctaggagcatcgtggtgacttcggattgtcgatccggtgtaaatctggcccaaaatcgatgaaAGAGATAGAAAGGGCCGactagaggagagagagagaaaagtttgcttaacaatgaagttaaaatccagattttgatatttataaaacaggggattcgtcgacgagccacgtcattcgttgatgaatcctttaataatttcgtcgacgaaattcagtcctcattGACAAAATTCAATCGGCTCAAAATCTCGCCCAATATTTCCTCGTCGTTGAAATtcagttttcgtcgacgaattctcttatgccctcatcgacgaatcctctctttgtcgacgagtcctttgaTAATTCCctttttcctctttattatttaaattccattttatttgggttgtcacaggtgaccttctgggaagttttctcaggaagtgtgtgagtgaggacaaaacacactgaaaaggacacgtgttgatctgtggggccagtcattagtccgataaggcccgccccctattgtctggtccaggtagaGGAGGAGAGGCGTAGTGCTCCCTAGCatacctaggttggggcgttacatctgcttagtgtaagaagcatatttacgtgtacacaaaattatattgtttgttgtatttcaggcgtgggcctaaagagggagactagccctattgaatagtctcggattggcttagatccggttaggaaagttaggtgcaccattctgataaggtgtaggttgaggtcagccccgctaattgacctggttgtaaccggtgctgctcctgctccactcgttaagtgagcattagtggaatctttgggcttgcgagctagaggcgaggacgtgggtacagttggccgaaccccgataatatatcatgTATGGACTTtactttttcgtaatttattttctacatgtgtatgttatattatgattaatttccacatattatctgcgcatttgggtttatgtgtatatagaaagaccctaggttgtgaaatactattgttggattagcttaacctaggagagaaatttttaatacccaattcaccccactcttgggaatacacccaAGTTAACAGAGTCACATTCCTCAGACAcgtgatatccaggggtggtatttctgtggacccaagtaagatagagacAATAGTCGACTGGGTAAGACCGAAAAATGTCCACGAGGTCAGGTGTTTCTTAGGTTTGGCAGGATATTACCACTGATTCATTGATGGCTTTTCTAAGTTACCAGGCTCTCTAACAaagttgactaggaaaaatgtaagatatgaatGGACAGATGAATGTGAAAagagctttcaagagttaaaaCAACGACTTATCACTGCCCCAGAACTGACAATCCCTTCGTGAGATGggagttttgtgatctatagtgatgcatctcaaaAAGGGCTTTGATGCGtgctgatgcaataggggaaagttGTAGTTTATGCTTTTCAGCagctcaaggagtacaagaagagtTATCCAACATATGATTTGAAATTGGCATCAATGGTTtatgcgttgaaaatttggaggcactatttgtATGGGGGTAGGTGCAAGATCTTCACATACCACAAAAGccttaaagtacttcttcacgcaggaGGAtataaatatgagacaaagaagatggcTTGAGCTAATTAAGGACTATGACTGCATTATCAGCTATCACccgaggaaagctaatgtggtagttgatgcgttgagttgtAAGTTAGGTAGTGCATCAGTATCAGTAATGATAACTCAACATCAGATcaggatggatttagaaagatttggtgtggaattagtaAAAAGGAAATCACCTAGCactcattgctaatctggtaatccaacccaccttacaagaaaggattaaggctgctcagatgaaagatgtggAGTTGGTAAAAATTGTGGATAAAGTGCGGAGTGGACTGAGGCCAAATTTTAATGTCTTAGATGAAGGAGtgttgaggttccataccagattATATGTACGtgatgatgctgagattaaaagaactattttggaggaagcgcatcattccTTTTATATAGTGCATCTAGGAAGCACtgagatgtatagggatctacaagagtctttttggtggagtaatataaagaaaaaattgcTCGATATGTAgatcagtgcttgacatgcccgCAAGTGAATGCTAAGCATTAGAGACCACCGGGactgttgcaaccacttcacattcccgagtgaaagtgggagcatatttctatggacttcggTATGGGATTACCACCGATACTTAATGGACaaaacgccatttgggtagtcattgaccgattgatgaagactgcccattttcttccaatcagagttaactactccatgagtagattgaCAAAAttgtatatacaggagatagttagactgcatggcgtgccagtgtccatcgCATCAGATcgggacccatggttcacatcttaATTCTGAAAGAGTTTGCAAGGAGCCTTGGGTTCTCAACTGACATTCAATACAACATTTCATCTTCAGACTGATGGACAGAAAGAGAGGATAATTCAGATAGTGGAGGaaatgttgcgagcttgtgtgctagactttggaggtagttggatccaTCATTTgtcactggttgagtttgcttataacaatagctactagaccagtattgggatggcaccgtatgaagcgttgtatattcagaggtgtcgatctccattatactgggacaAGATTGATGAAaggcagattttggggccaaagaTTATACAGCAGACTTCTAAGAAAATCAGACTCATCCGAGACAGAATCAAAACAGCCCAAAATCAACAGAAAAGTTATACTGACACTCGCCGTTGAGAGCTAGAGTTTGGTGTGGGGGATCATGTATTCTtgagaattgcaccaatgaaaggagtgatgagatttgggaagaagggtaagctaagccttaAGTATATTTGGTcgtttgagatactagaaagaattggtctagttgcctacaggttagcattacctCCGACTCTGTCTAGGATCCATGTCGTGTTTCACATGTCTATGTTAAGaaagtacgtcccagatccttcacatgtgatcagttatgagtcattAGAACTTAGAGATGCCCTATCATATGAAAAAGTGTCAGTTTAAATTTTGGATTAAAAGGAACAGGAATTACACACTAAAAAGATCTCGTTGGTAAAAGTACTCTGTCgtaatcacgcagttgaggaggcttcatAGGAATTAGAGGAGAAAATGCGTCAGAGATATCCACACCTATTCAGCGAGGTTTAGTATTAATCAGATAAATGTAATGGTTTGAGTAAATATTTGATTATTGTAAGTTGTATAGTTAGTTTGTTTAGTAATAAtctttatgttttctttttctttcattttaagtCTTAAGtgtttttgggagaattttgatttaactatttgtaatctcccaaagctcctatatgtaatcacggtattcctacgccataagtgagggtaattaataaatttgggataggGCCGTAAGGTGAGTGGTCACCGACTCTTTCTAGGGTCGGGTAAGTTATCAAATCACTTCCAAATATTGGTAAACGTTAgttggcaaatttcgaggataaattttttataaggaaggaaggatatagagacctagaaaaataataatgataaaaaaatagcaataaaaaaaagggaaatttggtttggtacaaGACCAAAACGTCAACAATTTTAACAagctcaggaaaaccgtcgacggttttggccTGGGGCAGCAGCTAATAAATAGGCtttaagtcattttttttttgaaaaaaacactctctcctcactttctctctctagggctgcagctccccccccctctctctctctctctctcttcaattttatACCCGAATTTAGCTAGAATCAACTAATAAACATCATTTCGGGATCCTGACGTCGATTCTCTGCAGTTTAACCGGAGCAGATTGGTTATTTGGgaatcttaggcaccactccagggttaaggtaaagggaatagattatgtcaagtatttttagaaatttaaccaattaaattatagtatatgattatagaAATAAAATGTATGTTTTCTTGAGTACACAAGCTTATGGAAATGGAGACTTTGaattgatatatgtatgttttgagaaaaattgGGTTTATGagtttgagtaaaaccctagagttgattataccattatttttagtAGGAAAATATAGTTATCCTAGGTAGATTTTTATATTAGGAATTACTCAAATTATGTGACATGAGAGTAATACAGAATAATGATATGacagtattttttttatatacacaGAATTATGATAAGATAGATTTATACAGAGTTATAGAATGACATTGTTCTgtatagaactacagtatgacAACATTTTATGCAGAGTTACaatgttctatatagaactacagtatgacAACATTTTATACAGAGTTAGAGAATGgtagtgttctatatagaactacagtgtAACGGTGTTTTATATAGGGTTACAGTATTACAATATTTTATATACAGAATTATAGTATGACAATTTTATTCcgaattgtgaaaatgaaatcatgttattgtattaatttataaatcgcattatatgatttaagaaccttgatggaccaaagttaagcacggtaccgtagcttcaTAGATACCAGTGCAGCCACATAGTTGtgagagtgttggtggtatacatTCGATTTAGCcagtgaagagtagagttaccccctcAAGTCCGGACCAGTTGGGTAGGAAAATCGTTCTTACAATTACAGGTATAGATAcattttgacttagcctagtggtaGACCAGTTatggctaagtccagtcttcgaattGCACAACCCGAacatgcagggttaattcattACGTTGTAtgtttatccatccagggaagttcttttatgtatatatgtgtatttacgtatacagagaaatttatatgctagagtatgttttggaaagaaagtaagtattttgaaatatatatataggtatgagtacaattttacatgattttcttaattaaagttaagttaattaatggatgtgtttttattacagtaaaactcatgttgccacacactgatgataatctgttccgtcttactgagatgtgtctcactcttataatctttaacatttcaggaaatccaggaaACCAAACCTAAAATGCTCCAAGGCAAGGCTAGTTAGCATTGTTCAAGGTAAGTTTTGGTGAAACGTAGTGATGTATGTGAATATACTTTGTGTAACTTCGGGATGTATTATAGATTTTTTGGGATTCATGTATGTATTTTGGAAGacggtagtactctggtattgtatttggagtGTATATGTTTGTTCCGCCTTgttgtgttgactttggtgcaatcttaagaggggaggtgaattggcattttaaaaattaatcccctacgTCAATCAACTAGCAGTAGTATCACAcaaacctaaagtcaatctagtacagataaaataaatcaatgtatattcagcataaattaaactacacaagtaatctaattaagcatgcacaataaagttgTAAGGAGagatgacaccagatgtgttatcaaggtttagcaaattgcctacgtccccgccttggctcaccagtacaaagattacactaaagctcacttaacgggtggagcggcaccggaatacaaccaggtcaattagcacagggctgacctcaacctacaaccgcaccttaccaggatggtgcacctaactttcctaatcgagtctaagccaatttgggactattcaacagggctagtctccctcttcagacccatgcctggaatacaaaaaatgtaatTTTCGCGTACACGTAAATATGCTTgtcaataagcagatatgtagtACAATTCAGATAATAATGTAAGCACAGATGATGTAAATATGCTCGgtgcttaataatgtgtgctaaacactcaatctaatgtaaatatatagtcaagatttagagtgtattcctaagcaaactttgaaacaaataatcaaagtaaatcaatcagcacaagtttcaaagtatttcaacaagtatattcaaaatatctcaaaaaagatttttcacaaaataatagctcaagagatatttgaaagtatGTAAGCTTGTGAAGAAAATATTCTTGCAACTCAAAAATCACAAGTTTGATAagtcttgcaaccaagatgcaaagactcactagctatgaagatttttcccacacaaagatttattggttaaatcgagggaaaaatcctaactaagaactctcaataaaataaacaatcaacTTAAACCGAGGAGAGTTTTAGCAACAAGAATCATTCAATAACACTCTTAGAAAGTTGGATTTCTCAAGGGAATAAGAAGCAAAGAGTGTATAGGATTAGTAGTATAAAAAATATGATCTTGAAAATATAGAGGATTTTGGGCTAATTGATATTGCCAATCATtactaatccaagcaaatgagcccctatatatagagaagggcttaattttgaccgttagggacataggggtaattattaaaaatatttagaaaaattaaccctaatttaccctaattaactaaggtaaaaaataaaacaacttgaGAATTTCGGGCACCTATCCTTAGGTTTGATCGTCCGAatagacacaacagaaaaagtgatttttgaaatttgggtgcctgaattttggttcggtttgctgacAAAAGGCGATTTCCATTCTGTCCAAGGTTCGGTCATCTAAACTATAGTTCAGCTTACCGAACTGTCAGGTTCAGTTACCCGATggtaaaatgaactataagtttgggCGCTCGGGGATGATGGAAAAGTACAAGGTACACGTTCGATCGACCATGGACGGTGAAGTCCTTtggagttcggtcacccgaatcttagtcaactttttgaccgatccatggttcggtcgaccgaggcaatttgacttgccaggtTCGGTCGCATGAAGCCTCATGAAATTTAACCTAAGGTccattcttttgattttaatttgaccGTTGATAACATGTAAAGTATAGTGGGGCTTTGTGCACAaatgtgggaacctaaggtctatctaagatTATTTGGAGCATAttttcctaccatgcatgatacagattattacagaccatatagtGTTCCAGTCTATAATTAATTATAatccagaatgaagaatataaaaacataattacaaataagatataatattcttcaatcttctgtaatatcaccatacgccatcatgatatagcattcttttcaaattcatgcgtagagtgaacctgcatgcaagctttAGTGCAAACCTCAGTACTAAGtgtatttgccattatcaaaacaggatatgaccaacTAAGTCAACATGTTGTATTATATGGGTTATGAACGGGTGTACTTGATGCCCCATTTTGGGGAATCAAGATACTATAATGTAGGATATCAGAGATTATGTATGGAGTATTGCACTCCCCACtaggtttggggcgttacaaatatggtatcagagcatagttATAGTAGAATTTAATAGGGCGTtacataaggggttttgaaaacatcttattatataatttatgcaattaaaataatatcatgaagatctcaattttactcatattttcataaaatacgcaacgtaaaaaaaataaactcatgtcatctttactcatattttcgtgaaatatgtaacgtagaaataaactcatgctactcgatttttgtattaaaaatattttttgagtagaaattaatgttgtaaaatacccaAGGAGtctagaacatttcttaactcaaaaataaatacaagtatattaaagataaaactagtataattaaatatgtgtaaaaataaactcgaaaaaaatttatgaaaaataactaacataatcaaaatttacttacccttacttaaccttgtgagaCGGTCACAACGAATATTTCTAAAAATGAGATCGAAAGAAGTTAGTGAGTGagaaatttaattataataaaaattcttCCTCcgccactaattctttcactcactaagcATTCTTTTCTTTtagaatttttttgtgaaaaatgaagattgagagcttcctatttatagcaaaatttggaaaagaaaatgaaatttataaaagtgtgggaagaggggtgaaattataattttttaaaaaataaaggagtGATCATGGGATGGCAGGTATGAGATGAGGATGAGACTACATATGGGGgaactaaaaaaaaaaggtagtgcttgccgacactcccatgtaattaatttacttaattaattaattaattatttttttaaatcattacatcctctaagaagaagaaagttcGAGTTCAAAAAACTCATATGGGTCTcgcacaatttcgagacccatgTGGGCTCTACGTAACCCCAATAGTCCTCACATGGTTTTATAAGCCCGTATGCACTGGATGTGGAAATACTCATGAGAAGGCTTAATGTactatataataattatatatatatttatcatatatttctgtaATGTATGTTGGTCGAAGATATTATTTTACTGGACATATTATTTATGAAGAACTATGAACGGTAGAATGAGCACAGTAAGAGTCACTATCAAATAGATTATTTATTATAAAGGAAGAAGCAAGTTTGAGTCCAAGACatcatatgggccccacacggttttgTGGGCCCTGTACAACTTCGGGCCCTCtgtggtcttgtgggccccgcacaACTTTGAGattcatgtgagccccacacaactttAATAGTCCTCACACAATCTTATGGGCCCTACACAGCTTTGGgattcatgtgggccccacacagcttTGGGattcatgtgagccccacacgatcttgtgggccccacatgcgCTAGATATGAGAATGATTACTTGTTTTACGAGATTTATGAAGTGTATAAAAGAACACTGATGTAGGACGGAATTGGTCGACTTatgtcctacggttcaaccctcacacaagcacatataCTCAAAATACACTTTAGTGCATAACTCTTTGTAAGTATATATGGATTACGTGAAAACTTTCGATGCATAAAGATCGCAGTAGATATGCCGAAGCAAGTTCGAGTCTGAGACTCGTGTAGGCCCCACCTGGTCATGTGAGTCccacataggatacttatattattattatatcatatttttctacaaattatatcagtcaaaacattattttatatatatgtacttatttatgtgtataaacagtgtctacccagtttatcctatgaaattctattttgaccaggccgacctccagtgAGCGACTGAACTGCAATAATCTCTCAGCACTtgttaagacaaggtctttcttagacatcaaacatggaatcaataaTCCTACAAAAAAGTACCTCTGTATTGAtattgaccatttttattattttattattattattatcatgctCTACTTGTATATACATTTTTGGGGTCATCACACAACTCACACATTTAATGAAtgtttcttttattaaaaaattaatatatacatatctattttttttttatcataaggGTAAATTATATCGATTAAAATGAGTATTTACAAAGTATACCTGGGCATACTTTGTATTAGAGAATGGCTGGGATTAAGCATGTTACTTTTATGGATCATTGTAATAAatatattacttttaattttctaaaaaatttttgATTGGGTCtaagaattttattttacttttttattctaatatttttttaaaaatttagctTGGAGTTGTTTTTTTGGGCAAAGAGAGAATTTCTTGTTCCTTTATTGTATATATAATGATGATGGATATAAAGTAAGGAATGAACTACTTTTCTTGTTATAATAaacaaaaattttttattttttttttcacactttTATGTTCCCAGAAACACTTAAAAAAATACTTACAATAAGTACttatacaaggaaaaaaaaaaaaataatctgaCTTGCATCCAAATAAGTACttattgtaaaaaaatattttttttaaaactactTTTTTTGGAGCAAAAAGAAGTGTCTTTTAGAAGTAATAGATAGTACACCTAACTACTTATAAGAAGTTATATTTATAAGCAATGACAaacttgtaaatttaaataatttcatCTACATGactacatattattattattaatttctaatattttaattatttaataataacTAGTAGTGTGTACATACTATACCTGCTTGCTGTATTCCTTTTTTGGAAAGAGTGAAAGTTATATACAAAAATAGGTGTTAAAAGAGATAATAagagttttataaatattttaggggAAAAAATACTAACCTCTTTTATGAGGTTTGATTAAAAGATGCAAACTTTTTCTTAGGTCTCAAAATTATAGTCCTCCAATGGCATTTGATTTTTAAAACACATCATTGGAAAAAGTTTGCCTTTTTAACAAATATAGTGCATTCTCTATCTTTTTGGCAAATTATAGGAAATGTCTaaagtatttttgaaatttgatgGAAAGTCTATAtattttttgtcaaattttaagGGAGGTTAATGTCttttatttgatattttaaattatcaaaattaaaattatttttaaaaattatttatgtgATTTTGtaaaatttgtaaataacttgTAGTGGTAATGGTATTTTAggaataataaataagaaaaatattgaTTGAACACAATTTTCTCTTTCCTTAAttgataatgaaaataataattattaattattattactgCAAAAATTATTGTTAAAAATTATAGTTGTTAGTTTGTGATATTGAGCTTGTTATTTTCtaaaacactaataatatattattatttccttttatttaatacaattaaatCATTGGTATTGTTGTTGTGTtggttgttattgttattatttatttattcacatatatatatatatattaaaaattataataattgttattaaaaatatattattaaaattttataaataaataattatttatatacatatacacgtTATAAGGATGATCTTAATATTATAGTCATTACATGTTAAAGGTATTTCAATAATcttttttaaatgactttttaTAAGTCAAACATTTTGATCTTATATTTCCATGGATCTtgataagaaaataaataaaatatttttacagaGGTGTTGTTGGTACAATAAAAAAGATGTTTgcgttcttttttattttctaatgtaTTAAATGAAAAAGTTACCTTCATATCTTACTTTATAAGTGAAAAAAAAAGAGGGaataaatttctcatttgatTATGTGAGCTAAACAAAGCGCTAATGATATTTTCTGGAGCTTACCTCAATGTTACGTTATTATACAAAATTTTAGAAAGAAGTTAAGGTTATATTTAAGGGTTTgtttagtattatttttcttttatattttagtTATTGTAGAATTTAAAAGTAAATTACAACAATGCGtttattttcattataattttttttttaaatttttgttagcAATTATGACAAAAATGAGAagcttagtttttataattttccATTGTTGTGTTaacttattgcaaaaatattttgacattgatttttttttttgaaaattaaataatttactctaaaattttgattaaatttaaaatcaaataatggcatgagtttaaaatatacttttaataaaaatatcaataaattttcaaaattttggaaaaaaaaaataagtcatTCGAAAAATTATTTTGCCAAATTTTCGATTGTCACATAGCACAAAAAATGGGAGGGGAAACGGAAGCTCCATTCCAAACGTCACGTTACAGCTTCCTTATCCCAAGAGGCGGGGATCTGGAGTGGGGGTTTTAGACGACACGCCCAAATGAACTGAAAACCCCTCCTGTCTCAACCCACTTGACCTTCAGTAAGTGTATAGTATATAATGAATATCCTCTGCAATTGGACTAATCTTCTCGCACTCGAACCTTCACCCCTTTTGAGTTCTACTTTCACCCTCCGCcaaactaaacttaatctttCCTTTCATTCTGTGCTCGATATTAAACCCAGAATTTCCCTACTGCTAAAACCCCCATCACCAAATCTTAACCTGTGCCGATGGAAGATCAATGCCAGCGCCGACGACCAAGCCGCCTCGGCTGCAATGTCCGAAATCGACATGGTCAGAAACAAGGAAGGCGTCTATGCCCCAAAACAAAATAAGGTGGTGGTTTTATGGGATCTTGACAACAAGCCTCCTCGTGGGCCACCGTACCAGGCGGCGGTGGCTTTGAAGCAGGTGGCGGAGCGGTTCGGTGATGTAATAAGCATGTCCGCCTATGCGAATCGCCACGCCTTTGTCCATCTCCCCAGCTGGGTACGCGAAGAACGCCGCGAAAGGCGAACGATGGACGTCCTGGAACGGAAGGGACTCTCGATGCCGTCGGAGCCCTATGTTTGTGGCGTGTGCGGTCGAAAGTGTCGAACCCATCTCGATCTCAAGAAGCATTTCAAGCAGCTTCACGAGAGAGAGCGTCAGAAGAAGCTGAGCCGCATGAGGTCGCTCAAAGGCAAGAAACGACAGCGTTTTAAAGAAAGGTTCATCACCGGGAACCAAAAATACGTGGACGCAGCTAAGGCTTTGGTCACTCCAAAGGTTGGTTACGGACTGGCTTCTGAGCTGAGGCGAGCTGGGGTTTTTGTG
The sequence above is a segment of the Malania oleifera isolate guangnan ecotype guangnan chromosome 8, ASM2987363v1, whole genome shotgun sequence genome. Coding sequences within it:
- the LOC131162500 gene encoding uncharacterized protein LOC131162500, whose protein sequence is MNILCNWTNLLALEPSPLLSSTFTLRQTKLNLSFHSVLDIKPRISLLLKPPSPNLNLCRWKINASADDQAASAAMSEIDMVRNKEGVYAPKQNKVVVLWDLDNKPPRGPPYQAAVALKQVAERFGDVISMSAYANRHAFVHLPSWVREERRERRTMDVLERKGLSMPSEPYVCGVCGRKCRTHLDLKKHFKQLHERERQKKLSRMRSLKGKKRQRFKERFITGNQKYVDAAKALVTPKVGYGLASELRRAGVFVKTVEDKPQAADWALKRQMQHSVSRGVDWLFLVSDDSDFSDMLRRARESNLGTVVVGDRDRALGRHADFWVPWIEVESGEIAAKDLMPNGNKRGEPLDNDDGYFSATHFDEDMSYGTNLDNVVSELAAMRSDINSLRISAFSEGEEEEVDYDDDPGDLFWDSEDEEIE